In Tsuneonella dongtanensis, a single window of DNA contains:
- the rpsT gene encoding 30S ribosomal protein S20 translates to MANTPQAKKRIKRNTNRAEINGARMSRIRSFLKKVETAIAGGDKTAAADALKAAQPELMRGVARGVLHKNTASRKMSRLSKRVGAL, encoded by the coding sequence CGCATCAAGCGCAACACCAACCGCGCCGAGATCAACGGCGCGCGCATGAGCCGCATCCGCTCGTTCCTGAAGAAGGTCGAGACCGCGATCGCCGGCGGCGACAAGACCGCGGCTGCCGATGCGCTGAAGGCTGCCCAGCCCGAACTGATGCGCGGCGTCGCGCGCGGCGTGCTCCACAAGAACACCGCCAGCCGCAAGATGAGCCGTCTTTCGAAGCGAGTCGGCGCGCTCTGA